Proteins encoded within one genomic window of Amorphoplanes friuliensis DSM 7358:
- a CDS encoding response regulator transcription factor, whose product MIRLLLADDQALVRGAMAALLDMEPDLKVVAEVGRGDEVVDAVRDHGVEVALLDVEMPGLDGVAAARELRKAVPGCRVLMVTTFGRAGYLRQAMAAGASGFIVKDTPARQLADAVRRVHEGLRVVDPGLAAQSLAHGDSPLTERESDVLRAARDGGTVADIARELHLSEGTVRNHLSSAIGKTGARTRAEAVRLALDNGWLLA is encoded by the coding sequence ATGATCCGTCTTCTGCTGGCCGACGACCAGGCGCTGGTGCGGGGGGCGATGGCGGCGCTGCTCGACATGGAGCCGGACCTGAAGGTCGTGGCGGAGGTGGGCCGTGGTGACGAGGTCGTCGACGCGGTTCGTGATCACGGTGTCGAGGTGGCATTGCTGGATGTGGAGATGCCGGGCCTGGACGGGGTCGCGGCCGCCCGGGAGCTGCGCAAGGCGGTGCCGGGGTGCCGGGTGTTGATGGTGACGACGTTCGGGCGTGCCGGTTATCTGCGGCAGGCGATGGCGGCGGGTGCGAGCGGCTTCATCGTCAAGGACACCCCGGCGCGGCAGCTCGCCGACGCGGTGCGCCGGGTGCACGAGGGTCTGCGGGTGGTCGATCCGGGTCTGGCGGCGCAGTCGCTGGCGCACGGGGACTCGCCGCTGACCGAGCGGGAGAGTGACGTGCTGCGGGCCGCCCGTGACGGCGGGACGGTCGCGGACATCGCCCGGGAGCTGCACCTGTCGGAGGGCACGGTGCGTAACCACCTGTCGTCGGCGATCGGCAAGACGGGTGCGCGGACCCGGGCCGAGGCGGTGCGGCTGGCCCTGGACAACGGTTGGTTGCTCGCATAA
- a CDS encoding sigma-70 family RNA polymerase sigma factor: MSAKTKTVSRELENMIRENMPLVGHLVREMLFKVPAHVHRDDLASAGYAALVTAAQAFDTSRGIPFGRFAAVRVRGALLDELRSMDWASRSVRARARRAEVARQELTAQLGRTPNPTELAELLGVGVAELANVDDDVQRAAVLSLQGFTAGSADDMVTEDSMNPEETLLHRERIGYLHDAVAVLPERLRFVVEASFLRERPLSEVAAELGVTESRVSQLRTEALALLKDGLTTHMDQQDTGAAKSDGCVARRRAAYAAQIAARSTMATRLAVTDVQGLHSSVGYAA, encoded by the coding sequence ATGTCCGCGAAGACGAAGACCGTCAGCCGCGAGCTGGAGAACATGATCCGCGAGAACATGCCGCTGGTCGGGCACCTGGTCCGCGAGATGCTGTTCAAGGTCCCCGCACACGTCCACCGTGACGATCTTGCCTCGGCCGGGTACGCCGCCCTGGTCACCGCCGCTCAGGCGTTCGACACCTCGCGGGGGATCCCGTTCGGCCGGTTCGCGGCGGTGCGGGTCCGGGGTGCGCTGCTGGACGAGCTGCGGAGCATGGACTGGGCCAGCCGGTCGGTGCGGGCCCGGGCCCGCCGGGCCGAGGTCGCCCGCCAGGAGCTGACCGCTCAGCTGGGCCGGACCCCGAACCCGACGGAGCTCGCCGAGCTGCTGGGTGTCGGTGTCGCCGAGCTGGCGAACGTCGACGACGACGTGCAGCGCGCCGCGGTGCTGTCGCTGCAGGGTTTCACCGCCGGCTCGGCCGACGACATGGTCACCGAGGACTCGATGAACCCCGAGGAGACGCTGCTGCACCGGGAGCGGATCGGCTACCTGCACGATGCCGTGGCCGTGCTGCCGGAGCGGCTGCGGTTCGTCGTCGAGGCGTCGTTCCTGCGGGAGCGTCCGCTGTCGGAGGTCGCCGCCGAGCTGGGTGTGACCGAGTCGCGGGTGTCGCAGCTGCGTACCGAGGCGCTGGCCCTGCTCAAGGACGGTCTGACGACGCACATGGACCAGCAGGACACCGGTGCGGCCAAGTCCGACGGTTGTGTCGCGCGGCGCCGGGCCGCCTATGCCGCGCAGATCGCTGCCCGCAGCACGATGGCGACCCGGCTGGCCGTGACCGACGTCCAGGGTCTGCACTCCTCGGTGGGTTACGCCGCCTGA